TACCGGGAATGGCCTATAAGATGAACATGACCTACCTGCAGATGTGTATCGGTTTTATTTTTGGCTATTTCATCGTAGCTTTTTTCCTATTACCCGTCTATTATAAGCACAATTTAACGACCATCTATTCTTACCTGAAAGATAGGATGGGCAATCATTCCTATAAGACCGGTGCTTCCTTTTTCATCATTTCCAAAATCATAGGAGCCGCGGTCAGATTTTATGTTGTATGCATCATCCTGCAAAAGTTTGTATTAGACAATTTAGGAATCCCATTCATATTGACAGTTCCCGTAATGGTCATGCTGATATGGTTTTATACCCGCAAGGGTGGAATCAAGACATTAGTCTGGACGGATACGTTCCAAACTTTATGTATGTTTTCTGCCTTAATCCTGATTATTTATTATACCATCAAATGCCTGGACTTCACTCCGATGGAGGCTTACCATGCCATTTGTGACAGTAAATATTCGCAGATATTTGTCTTCGACGATTGGATTTCAAGACAGAATTTCTGGAAGCAGTTCTTAAGTGGAATATTCGTGGTCATAGTCATGACGGGACTTGATCAGGACATGATGCAGAAGAATCTCACCTGCAAGACGCTTCGTGATGCCCAGAAAGATATGTGTACGTATGGCTTTGCCTTCGTACCAGCCAACCTGCTGTTTTTAGCATTAGGCATATTGCTGATATTACTGGCACAAAAGCAACAAATGCCTTTCCCAGAATCACCGGATGATCTATTGCCGATGTTTGCTGCATCAGGCTACATGGGCAATATCGTTGTCGTATTTTTTACCATCGGTATTGTGGCAGCCAGCTTTTCCAGTGCCGACTCAGCCATTACGGCGATAACTACCAGCATTTGCGTAGATATCATAGATTCTCCAAAGGATGAAAAACTACGAAAATCTACGCATCTTGGCGTCGCCATTCTGTTTGTTATTTTCATCATCCTCTTCAAGCAGATCAACTCAACAAGCGTGATAGATGCCATATACATTATCTGCTCCTACACCTACGGACCCCTTTTGGGAATATTTGGATTTGGAATCTTCACCAAACGGAGAGCCAATGATCAAGTAACTCCCTATATTGCGATTTTGAGTCCGATTATCTGTTATGCAATCGACTGGTATTCATCCCATCATTTGGGCTACAAATTGGGTTATGAATTATTGATGCTCAACGGACTCATCACATTTAGCGGATTATACATATTTTCGCAAAAAAATAACGCAAAAATCTGCGCATAGTCAGACCCATATTTTGGGAAGTCCCATAGTGGTTTTATTTTGCGTGCCCACGCAAAAATTTCTCCTTGCCCACGCAAAAATTGAAGCAGGGGCATGGATAAAAATCCTGCAGGATATAGGATAGGAAAGAAATAGTTCTATCAGTCATAAATACAATCAGGAAAGACGAAATTCATCTTTCCTGATTTTTTTATTCTGAAAGTTTGCATATTAACAAAAAAAACTGTAATTTTGCACCCGATTTAGACAGATAACATTTTGAAAATGAGACTGAAATAAAAAATGAAGATAAAATTGTTTTTAGGGATATTAATGGTCATAGGCTTTATGACTAATATCTCAGCAGCCAATCATTCTCACCTGCATGTTGTCTTATTGGGTGATTCCAATACGTTCATAGGTGGAGATGATTGCGACAAAGACAGAGGTTGGAGCAAATGGTTCAAAGAGAGATTTTCCCCTTCTACCTGTAAAAGTTATGCCAGGAGTGGCGCTACTTGGACTAATTGTTCTAAAACAAAAATCAATACCGAGGAATATTCTGAGAAGTTGACGGATAACAATGTCATTTTCAATCAAGTACTGAGATTGATTCAAGCAACAACAGAAGGCAAGGAGTCCCAACCAGATCTGATCATGATTATGGCTGGAACAAATGATGCTTGGTTCAAATCATCCAGACCGCAATTATTTTCCCAAACTCCACAGCAGGTTTTTTCTGCGACTTCCAATACCGTATTAAGGAAACCAATCCATCAGGTGACCTCCCTTGCAGAATCTGTCAGATACAGTTGTGAAAAGATAAAGGAAGCTTTCCCTGACGCACAGATTGTATTGATAACACCGATGCAGATAGGTAAGCCTGGCGTTACTGGTATTCACAAAATTGGCGACATCATAGAAAAATGCGGACATTATATGAGCCTATCGGTCATCCGTCTGGATTATGGGGGAACCATTCAGGGGGCAAGAGAAATCAACCGCAGGGTTTTTACGACAGATGGAGTCCACACCAACAGCAAGGGAGCCAAACGAAATGGTTACTTCATTGCCAACCAATTAGAAAGTCTGCTGTTGTATTAACAGAATCAAACAGACACTCAGTCAAAACAGAAAGTTTTACAAAACATAAATAAAAATAAAACATAATGGTATTTTCCGATTTATTTTTCATCTTTGCGTTCTTACCAGCCTTTATGTTGTGCTATCTGTTAGCCTACTTGTTGGATAAGAAATTCTTCAAGACGGGCGAGCATCCAGCAAATGTACGCAATGCGATACTTGTACTGTTCTCACTGATATTTTATGCTTGGGGCGAACCAATATATGTTTTCCTGATGCTGTTCAGTGTCATGGTCAACTACTTTGCCGGTCTTGGAATAGACAGTCAGCAATCCCATCGCAAAAGAGCATTGGTAATTGGTTTGATATGCAACATCCTATTACTCGGCACTTTCAAATATGCGGGATTCTTTGCAACAACACTCAATTCGATAGGTATTCCAGTAAGCATTCCAAAGATTTCACTGCCTATCGGTATCAGTTTCTATACCTTCCAGTCCATATCCTATCTCATAGATGTATATCGCCGTGAAGCGCCAGCCCAGCGCCGTTTCCTGGACTTGCTTCTCTATATTTCCATGTTCCCGCAGCTGATAGCAGGACCTATTGTCAGATATGATATTGTGGCATTGGAAATCAGAGACAGAAAGGTAAGACAGTATGACATCGTAGAAGGTTGCTATCGTTTCTTGATTGGATTGGGTAAAAAGGTAATTCTTGCCAACCAATTTTCAGAGATAGCAGACCAGTTCCTTGCCAACGGACTTCAGAATTTATCCACCTTTGGAGCATGGGTGGGCATATTAGCCTTCACGCTTCAGATCTTCTTCGACTTCTCAGGATATAGTGACATGGCAATAGGACTGGGCAGATGTTTAGGTTTTCACTTTGCTGAGAACTTCAAGCACCCTTATTGCTGCACATCCATTTCAGACTTCTGGAGGAAATGGCACATGTCATTAGGTAGTTTCTTCCGCGACTATGTGTATATTCCAATGGGAGGAAACCGACGTCACCAGCCACTCAACATCTTTGTTGTCTGGTTCTTGACCGGTATGTGGCACGGAGCCAGCTGGAACTTCATCTTCTGGGGTCTTTATTTCGGTGTCATCGTGATTGCCGAAAAATATACATTGCTGAAGGTGCAGGATAAGATACCTTCCTTCCTGCTGCATATATACAGTCTGTTGCTCGTCATCATCGGATGGGGAATTTTCTATTTTGATGACTTTACCAAGATGCAACATTTCTTCGATGCGTTCTGTGGAAATGCCAAGAACGTATATGACTTTGCAGCAGAAAGTGCATGCATGGACAATTTCTGGTTATGGGTGGCAGGCATCCTGTTCTGTCTTCCAGTATATGATACGGTGGCAAAGTTGTATAACAGATATCTGCCCAACAATACAAGGATGAAGAAGAACATCACCCTTGCAACTCGCACGGTAGTGTCCATTATCCTCCTCACGCTGAGCGTAGCCTTGCTTGTTGGAGCCACCAACAATGCCTTCATTTACACCAGATTCTAATTTAAAATATACCAAAAAAATGAAAAGATTATATACATTCATAAATACTGCATTATTCTGCTCATTCTGCGCTCAGGCAATGATGGC
This is a stretch of genomic DNA from Segatella hominis. It encodes these proteins:
- a CDS encoding sodium:solute symporter, which encodes MILATILIYFCILLIFSKITSHKANNETFYRGNRRSPWYMVAFGMVGASISGITFVSVPGMAYKMNMTYLQMCIGFIFGYFIVAFFLLPVYYKHNLTTIYSYLKDRMGNHSYKTGASFFIISKIIGAAVRFYVVCIILQKFVLDNLGIPFILTVPVMVMLIWFYTRKGGIKTLVWTDTFQTLCMFSALILIIYYTIKCLDFTPMEAYHAICDSKYSQIFVFDDWISRQNFWKQFLSGIFVVIVMTGLDQDMMQKNLTCKTLRDAQKDMCTYGFAFVPANLLFLALGILLILLAQKQQMPFPESPDDLLPMFAASGYMGNIVVVFFTIGIVAASFSSADSAITAITTSICVDIIDSPKDEKLRKSTHLGVAILFVIFIILFKQINSTSVIDAIYIICSYTYGPLLGIFGFGIFTKRRANDQVTPYIAILSPIICYAIDWYSSHHLGYKLGYELLMLNGLITFSGLYIFSQKNNAKICA
- a CDS encoding SGNH/GDSL hydrolase family protein; translation: MKIKLFLGILMVIGFMTNISAANHSHLHVVLLGDSNTFIGGDDCDKDRGWSKWFKERFSPSTCKSYARSGATWTNCSKTKINTEEYSEKLTDNNVIFNQVLRLIQATTEGKESQPDLIMIMAGTNDAWFKSSRPQLFSQTPQQVFSATSNTVLRKPIHQVTSLAESVRYSCEKIKEAFPDAQIVLITPMQIGKPGVTGIHKIGDIIEKCGHYMSLSVIRLDYGGTIQGAREINRRVFTTDGVHTNSKGAKRNGYFIANQLESLLLY
- a CDS encoding MBOAT family O-acyltransferase is translated as MVFSDLFFIFAFLPAFMLCYLLAYLLDKKFFKTGEHPANVRNAILVLFSLIFYAWGEPIYVFLMLFSVMVNYFAGLGIDSQQSHRKRALVIGLICNILLLGTFKYAGFFATTLNSIGIPVSIPKISLPIGISFYTFQSISYLIDVYRREAPAQRRFLDLLLYISMFPQLIAGPIVRYDIVALEIRDRKVRQYDIVEGCYRFLIGLGKKVILANQFSEIADQFLANGLQNLSTFGAWVGILAFTLQIFFDFSGYSDMAIGLGRCLGFHFAENFKHPYCCTSISDFWRKWHMSLGSFFRDYVYIPMGGNRRHQPLNIFVVWFLTGMWHGASWNFIFWGLYFGVIVIAEKYTLLKVQDKIPSFLLHIYSLLLVIIGWGIFYFDDFTKMQHFFDAFCGNAKNVYDFAAESACMDNFWLWVAGILFCLPVYDTVAKLYNRYLPNNTRMKKNITLATRTVVSIILLTLSVALLVGATNNAFIYTRF